In Leptolyngbyaceae cyanobacterium, one genomic interval encodes:
- the upp gene encoding uracil phosphoribosyltransferase: MTLQLRVYVPPHPLVKHWLGVARDVQTPSVLFKSAMTELGRWLTYEAVRDWLPTIETTVQTPLAECPATFVNPEIPTIVVPILRAGLALLDGAQTVLPLASTYHLGLVRNEETLEPSCYLNKLPAQFKPETRVVITEPMLATGGSIMAAMAELTSRGIDPALVRIISVVAAPPALQKLSVAYPGLIVYTATIDEGLNSHGYIVPGLGDAGDRAFGT, translated from the coding sequence ATGACTCTTCAGTTACGTGTCTACGTTCCGCCCCATCCTTTAGTCAAACACTGGCTAGGCGTTGCTCGTGATGTCCAAACGCCATCAGTACTATTCAAAAGTGCCATGACGGAACTGGGACGCTGGCTGACTTATGAAGCGGTAAGAGATTGGTTACCCACTATAGAAACTACCGTACAGACACCTTTAGCTGAATGTCCTGCCACGTTTGTCAATCCAGAAATACCCACAATCGTAGTACCGATTCTCCGGGCAGGATTGGCATTATTAGACGGAGCGCAAACAGTATTACCGTTAGCTTCTACTTATCATCTCGGCTTGGTGCGAAATGAAGAGACGCTAGAACCGAGTTGCTACTTGAACAAATTGCCAGCCCAGTTTAAACCGGAAACGCGAGTAGTCATCACCGAGCCGATGTTAGCAACAGGTGGATCGATTATGGCAGCGATGGCAGAATTAACTTCTCGCGGTATCGATCCTGCTCTGGTGCGGATTATTTCCGTGGTAGCGGCTCCCCCTGCTTTGCAAAAATTGAGTGTGGCTTATCCCGGCTTAATTGTTTACACCGCTACGATCGATGAAGGTTTAAACAGTCACGGTTACATCGTACCCGGTTTAGGAGATGCTGGAGATCGAGCCTTCGGTAC